The Blautia luti nucleotide sequence TCTCCAAGGAACGGGATATTTACGCAGTTTGATTTGTTTGGATCAAAAAAGTTCTGAACTGCACTGGAAATACCATTTACCTGACTGAAAGTACCGATTCCGAAAAGGCCTACACATACACCAAAGAATGCAAAAATCTTTGCAAGCCATTTCCATTTCACTCCCATACCTTTTTCAATATAATAGAAAGGACCGCCAAGGCTGTGACCATCTTCTGCTACCACACGGTATTTAACTGCCAGAAGACCTTCGGAATATTTCGTTGCCATTCCAAAGAATGCTGCAAGGATCATCCAAAATAATGCTCCCGGACCACCTGCACAGACAGCAGTTGCAACACCGACGATATTACCGGTACCGATGGTCGCACTCAATGCTGTACATAAAGCTGCGAAACTGGAAATCTCACCGTCGCCTTCTTCTTCGTTCTTAAACATCCATTTCAGTGCAAGAGGGAGTCTTCTCATCTGAAGAAGTCCAAGTCTGACAGTTAACAAAATACCACCTGCCATGATCAAGGCCATAAGGGGCACACCCCAGACGAGATTGTCTACAGTAGATAAAAATGAATTGATCGCTTCCCACATAATAATAAATCTCCTTTTTCTTTTAAAAAGTGTAATATATTGTACAGCTGGGAAACAAAGTAATAACAGACCGTTTCAAAAATTAGAAAGTTCAGAAAATACTGTTCATATCTTTCATATGAATCAGCGGGGATGATAAAGCATCCTCTGTCCTTTTGCCTGAGAGATTCAAGACACGGGTCGTATAACCATTTGTCGGCGGTTATAGATCATCCATGTTATTTGCACCTTCGGCCCCCGATCTAACGGGTGTCTCCAGAGAAACGATCCATTTGCAGTTCTTCCCTGCGTCCAGGGAACCTGAGAGTTTTACTCCTTCGGCGGGTATAGCCTCTTTGTGTGGCTTCCACTTTCCTGCAAACTTCACCTCGTTAATTTGCTGTTACTGCGATATACTATATCTCTTAATTTTGAACTCGTCAATAGAAATTTAAATTTTTATAAAAAAATATAAAATTCCCGGGATTTCAGTTTTCCAAAATCCCGGGATATTTAAAAAAATAATTGTTACGCATTCACCATATCAACAGCAAACAACGCTGCACCAAGCGCACCGCAAAGCTGTGCCTTATCACTGATCACCAGTTTTGTTCCAAGCTTTTCTTCCAGAGTTTTTACCAGACCTTTGTTCTTGGATACGCCACCTGTCATCATGAATTTCTCCTCGCCGCCTACACGTCTGGTAAGAGCTGCAGTCTTTACAGCTACCGCTTTATTCAGTCCATGGACGATATCATCTGTCGCTTTATTCTGTGCGATCAGAGATACAACCTCAGATTCCGCAAAAACAGTACACATACTGGAAATAGTAATATCCTCTTTAAATTCCAGACCACATTCACTCATCTGATCCAGACTCATTTCCATGGTACGTGCCATCATTTCCAGGAATCGTCCGGTACCTGCCGCACATTTATCATTCATGACAAAGTTTGCAACTGCACCATTCTCATCCAGACGGATGACCTTACTATCCTGTCCGCCGATATCAATGACTGTACGGACTTCCGGATTCAGGAAGTGTGCACCTCTGGCATGACAGGTAATCTCTGTGATACTCTTATCACCACTCTTAATAGCAGTACGTCCGTATCCAGTAGTGACCAGCGCGTCAATATCTTCTCTCTGCAGATCAGCCTGCTTTAACGCTTCTGCCAGTGCACGGTCCGCACCAATGGCAGCCCCTGCACCTGTAGGCAGAATAATGCTGGTAACAATCTCATGTTCTTTATTTAAAATAACCACATCTGTACTGGTAGAACCGCTGTCAATTCCTGCGAAATAGCCTTTTCCCATTTTTTTCTCTCCTTTTGTGTCTCCCTCTATGGTCTGCTCCAGTGTATCAGGCTGGATACTCTCTGCAAAAGCTTCCAGTCTGGTAAGAAGCTGACCGCTGCTTTGAATGGTATAATCTGATTCAATCTTTAAAAGAGGTACATCTGTATGATTCTTGATATCTGCATATTCAAAACTATAGAAATCACAGAACTTTACAGTATGATAGATAATTCCCGCAACAGACGGATCATTATAAAGTTTCTTACGGCCTGTCGGATCCATCATACGCATACATGGGATCTGTCCCAGGATCTCCCCTGCATACCAGTCCATCAGTTCATCAAAGGAAGCGTTCTCCGGTGGAAGCACATTTCCTACAGAACGGTTATGTACACAGGTATCATTCTCCACGGGAAGAGGTATTGCTTTACTGGTCATTTCATATAATTCCTGTCCCATTCTGGCTCCAAGCACAGCAATATGCGGTTTCGTAATCTTCTCAGGTGCATGAAAAGCTGCCCGGAATTTATCCGCATCAAACTCCGTGCCTTTATACTTTGCATAAGCCTTTGCCAGACCTTTCAGCTGTACTGCCATTCGTTCCCTGCTGCAGGCACTGTCACAGTGAAGCACATCCAGAATATACAGAAAATCCAGCTTTCCACTTTCCAGAAGAATATCATACACACTCCGGATCGTATCACAGCAGCTTACCAGAACAAGCTCCTTAATCTTTCCTTCCATGACTCCTTCCAGAAGTGTTTTTCCAAATCCACAGATATTCGGATGAGAAACCTGATCTGCCAGGTCAAAGCCATCCGGCATATGGTTAAAGTTCTCGCATTCCCCGCCAAGAGATTCCAGAAGCTCGATCGGGGTATATTTACAGACATAATATGTTTTATTCATTTTCTGCACCTCCCAGCATTTCCAGAAAAGCTCCCAGTCTGGTGGATGTCTGCCCATCTCCTCCATGGCTTCTGTCACAGCCGTCACCGTCCAGGATCAGAAGTGGCAGACCGACTTCTTCGAATTTTTTCTTTGCAAGCTGGGCAGCACCAAGGGTATGCTTACAGCCCCAATGTCCAAACCACACCGCACCATCAGCACCTGCCTGTTTTGCATGACGAATTCCAGCTTCGATTCTTCTCAATGCACTTCCATTCAGCGAATGATATACCATTCTTCTTGCCATAGCTTCAAACGGTTTTTCAGGATCAAAATCCGGCTCACAGGTTTCTGCAAGTTCACAGCCCACGATCTGGGCTTTCTCACTGAAGCAAAGTTCCTGTTTTACTGCATCAGACCAGAACGGAATGGTATGCATCCAGTAAATATGCTTGCCCTTTGCTGCAGGTGCTTTCTTAATATCCTCAAGAAGCATCTGGGTATATTTCTCCTCTTCTTCGGTTCCAAGCAGGATATTATTTGTCATTCCCGCATACAGCGGCGTAACCAGATCTGACGGTACATATCTGTCCGCACGCATCTGCTGGTATTTTTTATAATTCTCCAGAGTCCGCTTGCTGCATGCAAGACGGTTCTTCAACGCATCCTCAGAAATTGTTTTTCCTGTATGCTTTTCCAGAAATATTTTCAGTTCTTTTAACTGATCTGCTACGTACTGTACATTCTCCTCATTCGGCTGCCACGGTACGTCAATAGCAAATGCAGGTACCTGGTAAAAATCAGCAAGTGTACGAAAAGTCAACAGATTAGCATCGCAGGTTAAATTAGTATAAACA carries:
- a CDS encoding acyl-CoA dehydratase activase gives rise to the protein MNKTYYVCKYTPIELLESLGGECENFNHMPDGFDLADQVSHPNICGFGKTLLEGVMEGKIKELVLVSCCDTIRSVYDILLESGKLDFLYILDVLHCDSACSRERMAVQLKGLAKAYAKYKGTEFDADKFRAAFHAPEKITKPHIAVLGARMGQELYEMTSKAIPLPVENDTCVHNRSVGNVLPPENASFDELMDWYAGEILGQIPCMRMMDPTGRKKLYNDPSVAGIIYHTVKFCDFYSFEYADIKNHTDVPLLKIESDYTIQSSGQLLTRLEAFAESIQPDTLEQTIEGDTKGEKKMGKGYFAGIDSGSTSTDVVILNKEHEIVTSIILPTGAGAAIGADRALAEALKQADLQREDIDALVTTGYGRTAIKSGDKSITEITCHARGAHFLNPEVRTVIDIGGQDSKVIRLDENGAVANFVMNDKCAAGTGRFLEMMARTMEMSLDQMSECGLEFKEDITISSMCTVFAESEVVSLIAQNKATDDIVHGLNKAVAVKTAALTRRVGGEEKFMMTGGVSKNKGLVKTLEEKLGTKLVISDKAQLCGALGAALFAVDMVNA
- a CDS encoding 2-hydroxyacyl-CoA dehydratase subunit D; the protein is MQIIETFGHYVENLTNTKPENARWLLKTGWDAQNLKFRFMQDKRLMPADRHLANLMMDTMLRPLQKPEDSVIVSIFTPCEMMEEVGLHPYNVEGFSCYLSASKAERAFLQQAENQGIAETLCSYHKTFLGAAQKGLLPKPKCIVYTNLTCDANLLTFRTLADFYQVPAFAIDVPWQPNEENVQYVADQLKELKIFLEKHTGKTISEDALKNRLACSKRTLENYKKYQQMRADRYVPSDLVTPLYAGMTNNILLGTEEEEKYTQMLLEDIKKAPAAKGKHIYWMHTIPFWSDAVKQELCFSEKAQIVGCELAETCEPDFDPEKPFEAMARRMVYHSLNGSALRRIEAGIRHAKQAGADGAVWFGHWGCKHTLGAAQLAKKKFEEVGLPLLILDGDGCDRSHGGDGQTSTRLGAFLEMLGGAENE